In a genomic window of Scheffersomyces stipitis CBS 6054 chromosome 4, complete sequence:
- a CDS encoding predicted protein (go_process hypusine biosynthesis from peptidyl-lysine): MSGSGKLPELATDAVLVKSAPVPDDFVEVKGIDYSKESAYNMRATDLIDSMKTMGFQASSVGQACDIINSMRSWRGKHRDELPEHEVTGEFDDEGYQKTTIFMGYTSNLISSGLRDTLRYLVQHKMVSAIVASAGGIEEDLIKVLAPTYMGEFSLPGKGLRDQGMNRIGNLLVPNDNYCKFEEWIVPVLDKCLEEQEEAMKKLGSEGLNADSDAVWTPSKLIDRLGKEINDESSVLYWAHKNKIPIFCPALTDGSIGDMLFFHTFKASPQQLRLDIVADIRKINSMSMAASHAGMIILGGGLIKHHICNACLMRNGADLAVYINTGQEFDGSDAGARPDEAVSWGKIKADAKSVKVYADVSVVFPLIVAATFAAEKPKN; encoded by the coding sequence ATGAGTGGAAGTGGAAAATTGCCCGAGTTAGCCACAGATGCCGTGCTCGTCAAGTCAGCTCCAGTGCCAGATGACTTTGTAGAAGTGAAAGGTATTGACTATTCCAAGGAGTCCGCCTACAATATGAGAGCTACCGACTTGATAGACTCGATGAAGACCATGGGATTCCAGGCTTCCTCTGTGGGACAAGCTTGCGACATCATCAACAGTATGAGATCGTGGAGAGGAAAGCACAGAGATGAGCTTCCTGAACATGAAGTGACAGGTGAGTTTGACGATGAAGGATACCAGAAGACGACTATTTTCATGGGTTACACATCCAACTTGATCTCTTCTGGTTTGAGAGACACTTTGAGATATTTGGTTCAGCACAAGATGGTTTCTGCAATCGTAGCCTCTGCTggtggaattgaagaagacttgattAAAGTGTTAGCTCCAACGTATATGGGCGAATTCAGTTTGCCTGGTAAGGGTTTGAGAGACCAGGGAATGAACAGAATCGGTAATCTTTTGGTTCCCAACGATAACTACTGtaagtttgaagaatggaTAGTTCCAGTTTTAGACAAGTGCTTAGAGGAACAAGAGGAAGCCATGAAGAAATTAGGCTCTGAAGGATTGAATGCTGATTCTGATGCTGTGTGGACTCcttccaagttgattgacAGACTTGGTAAGGAGATTAACGACGAATCGTCTGTGTTGTACTGGGCtcacaagaacaagatccCCATTTTCTGTCCTGCTCTCACTGACGGTTCCATTGGAGACATGTTGTTCTTCCACACTTTCAAGGCTTCTCCTCAGCAATTGAGATTGGACATTGTAGCCGATATCAGAAAGATCAACTCAATGTCGATGGCTGCTTCCCATGCTGGTATGATCATCTTGGGAGGAGGTTTGATCAAGCACCATATTTGTAATGCCTGTTTGATGAGGAACGGGGCTGATTTAGCTGTGTACATCAACACCGGCCAGGAGTTCGACGGTTCTGATGCTGGTGCCAGACCAGACGAAGCTGTCAGTTGGGGTAAGATCAAGGCCGACGCCAAGAGTGTCAAGGTGTATGCTGATGTGAGTGTGGTATTCCCATTGATTGTTGCAGCCACCTTTGCAGCCGAGAAGCCTAAGAATTGA
- the NUO17 gene encoding NADH:ubiquinone oxidoreductase, B17.2 subunit (NADH:ubiquinone oxidoreductase, B17.2 subunit (N7BM)~go_component mitochondrial inner membrane~go_function electron transporter activity; NADH dehydrogenase (ubiquinone) activity~go_process electron transport), producing the protein MSNSLARTIKNIYKSGIKRAAFQIQTHNDTKSGWLVGEDDYGNKYYETDAPEEIHLRTRWVEYNDRWTQIDISKVEPGWHYWLGYGTNTIPTELKGDEKTTRAYPIPAKHKPNLTNSSGAYVSYNTAKPKHTAWVPEVAQRV; encoded by the coding sequence ATGTCCAACTCGCTCGCCCGTACCATTAAGAACATCTACAAGTCTGGAATCAAGAGAGCTGCTTTCCAAATTCAGACCCACAACGATACCAAAAGCGGTTGGTtagttggtgaagatgaCTATGGTAACAAGTACTACGAAACTGAtgcaccagaagaaattcacTTGAGAACCAGATGGGTGGAATACAACGACAGATGGACCCAGATCGATATTTCCAAGGTTGAGCCTGGTTGGCATTACTGGTTGGGATACGGAACCAACACCATCCCAACCGAATTAAAGGGAGATGAAAAGACTACCAGAGCCTACCCTATTCCAGCCAAGCACAAGCCTAACTTGACCAACAGTAGTGGTGCCTACGTTTCTTATAATACTGCTAAGCCTAAGCATACTGCCTGGGTTCCAGAGGTTGCTCAAAGAGTATAA
- the HSP31 gene encoding plasma membrane heat shock protein (go_component membrane~go_function ion channel activity~go_process ion transport), translating to MTSLTHLVSRANQAIEVNPPAANIDIHLTSHGSNWLWALFSVFSLFAVVHAFVYGFTSSEKKSLKKTLLVIPLFINAVMAYTYFTYASNLGWTSTPTEFQHVTTSEDLDVRQIFYVKWVGYFLTWPLVLTIIEVTTQSTDFFEEGDILTKFFSLFSRLFAKILATEVFVIGLLIGALIESTYKWGYFTFSVTAQLFAEIYIFVNVMTAWRQSTQKLGLILVLCQLVIWILYPIAWGLSEGGNKIQPDSEAAFYGVLDFFTFFFIPVGLTWLAINNVDEEFFSKVWHLQLRKNTTSPAPDAEKDFGETPRHSGDTAVAPVGVPTDEQ from the coding sequence ATGACATCACTTACACACTTAGTATCTCGTGCAAACCAGGCCATCGAGGTTAACCCTCCAGCTGCTAACATCGATATCCATCTTACTTCGCATGGTTCCAATTGGCTTTGGGCCTTGTTCTCCGTCTTCTCACTTTTCGCAGTCGTCCATGCCTTTGTCTATGGTTTCACTTCTTCcgagaagaagagcttgaagaagacgttGTTGGTTATCCCTCTCTTCATCAATGCTGTTATGGCCTACACCTACTTTACATACGCTTCTAACTTGGGTTGGACACTGACACCAACGGAATTCCAACATGTGACAACATCCGAAGATCTTGATGTCAGACAAATCTTCTACGTCAAATGGGTCGGTTACTTCTTGACCTGGCCATTGGTTCTTACTATTATTGAAGTCACTACGCAATCAACCgacttctttgaagaaggcgaCATCTTGACGAAATTCTTCAGCTTGTTCTCTCGTTTATTCGCCAAGATCTTAGCTACCGAAGTATTCGTTATTGGTTTATTGATCGGTGCTTTGATTGAATCTACTTACAAGTGGGGTTACTTCACTTTCTCTGTCACTGCCCAATTATTTGCTGAAATCTACATCTTCGTAAATGTCATGACTGCTTGGAGACAATCCACTCAAAAGCTCGGTTTGATTCTCGTCCTCTGTCAATTGGTTATCTGGATCCTTTACCCAATCGCATGGGGTTTATCTGAAGGTGGTAACAAGATTCAACCCGACTCAGAAGCTGCTTTCTACGgtgttcttgatttcttcactttcttcttcattcctGTTGGCTTGACGTGGTTGGCCATCAACAATGTCGACGAAGAATTCTTCTCCAAGGTATGGCACTTACAACTCAGAAAGAACACCACTTCTCCAGCACCAGATGCTGAAAAGGACTTCGGTGAAACCCCAAGACACAGTGGAGACACTGCTGTTGCCCCAGTAGGTGTTCCAACTGACGAACAATAA
- a CDS encoding cytochrome c heme-binding site — protein MDFCFFLIGFKEFNKPLDDVGQIPCYCSNCHNTSVFAIRTTNVVTLFFIPVLPFYRSKRLKCNICGASGDINNEVINRLKSGQPVAIG, from the exons ATGGacttctgtttcttcctCATTGGTT TCAAGGAGTTCAACAAGCCGTTGGACGACGTCGGGCAAATCCCGTGCTACTGCTCCAATTGCCACAACACCTCGGTGTTTGCTATCCGGACAACCAACGTTGTCaccttgttcttcattCCGGTATTGCCCTTCTACCGCTCCAAGAGACTCAAGTGTAACATCTGCGGAGCTTCGGGAGACATCAACAACGAGGTGATTAACAGACTAAAGTCCGGCCAGCCCGTGGCCATAGGCTAG
- the PHO91 gene encoding low-affinity phosphate transporter (go_component membrane~go_function transporter activity~go_process sodium ion transport): MKFSHSLQFNAVPEWSSKYIAYTTLKKLIYSLQRDNLRRSHQSVVSQDEDLEAGAHLMADESQTYGATAGAESPSSVFLAALDAELKKIDDFYQLQEAFIFKSIDEIVNDIENFEHELDGSSMLNGKNSNFLNSKSNHLRQTSDASNENYITNTTDPDTEFTQPEEEDDDDDDDMRDFYLRSPKSPKIWNNINNAASSSANLPPQLILLSESRIILRKRIIGLFTTLSELKSYIELNQTGFKKALKKFDKSLDTNLKDGYLDSLPKRSYIFQDSTIDRVNDRLQSLTRLYALICNHGDDLEAAKSELSIHLREHVVWERNTVWRDMIGLERKTYAANSKSISVADRLRMEKSAEDGGKLEGQLIHKFNISLKNPVLIKLVLIATVTIVLLNFSPFADRAQKNCFALLICSSLLWATEAIPLFVTSLLIPLLIVNLGVLKNDDGSDMDSVDSSKFILSTMWNSVILLLLGGFTLAAALSKYHIAKLISTWILSKAGTNPSVVLLTIMGVALFASMWVSNVAAPVLCFSLIQPLLRTLPKGSQFINALILGIALASNVGGMASPIASPQNMIAIGAMDPQPSWGQWFVIALPVCVLSLLLIWIFLLITFNCNSRNTHLVPIRTIDNKFSGVQWFIISISVLTIFLWCIASRITGIFGEMGIIALLPIILFFGSGLLSTEDFNNYPWNIVVLAMGGTALGKAVASSGLLNTIAVAIQKQVEDFSLFGVALTFGFLILTMATFVSHTVAALIIIPLVSEIGNNMEEPHPRLLIMISALLCSAAMGLPTSGFPNVTAICMTDEFGKPYLTVGTFITRGVPSSVIAYAIIVSIGYATMKLINF; the protein is encoded by the exons ATGAAGTTCTCCCATTCATTGCAGTTTAATGCTGTGCCCGAATGGCTGTCTAAATACATCGCCTATACTACCCTAAAGAAGCTCATCTACTCGCTCCAGAGAGACAACCTCAGGAGATCTCACCAGTCAGTGGTTTCGCAGGATGAAGACCTCGAAGCTGGTGCACATCTCATGGCTGACGAATCACAGACGTATGGAGCCACGGCTGGTGCTGAATCTCCGTCGTCAGTGTTTCTTGCTGCTCTCGATGctgagttgaagaagatcgaTGACTTCTACCAGCTCCAGGAAGcgttcatcttcaagagtATTGACGAAATTGTCAACGACATCGAAAACTTTGAACACGAGCTTGATGGGTCGTCCATGCTCAATGGCAAAAACctgaacttcttgaatctgAAACTGAATCACTTGAGACAGACCTCCGATGCCCTGAACGAAAACTACATCACCAACACTACTGACCCCGATACGGAATTTACAcagccagaagaagaagacgacgatgacgatgacgatatGCGCGACTTT TATCTCCGTTCACCAAAATCGCCCAAGATCTGGAATAATATTAACAATGCTGCTTCCTCTTCGGCCAATTTGCCTCCACAGTTGATTTTGCTCAGTGAAAGCAGAATTATCttgagaaagagaattaTCGGTCTTTTCACGACGTTGTCTGAATTGAAGTCTTACATCGAGTTGAACCAGACTGGTTTCAAAAAAgcgttgaagaagttcgaTAAGTCGCTCGACACAAACTTGAAAGATGGTTACTTGGACAGTTTGCCAAAGAGATCGTACATCTTCCAGGATTCTACCATTGATAGAGTCAACGACCGTTTGCAATCCTTAACAAGACTCTATGCCTTGATCTGTAATCATGGTGATGATTTGGAGGCTGCAAAATCTGAGTTGTCGATCCATTTGCGTGAGCATGTCGTGTGGGAAAGAAACACTGTGTGGAGAGACATGATTGgtttggaaagaaagacgTATGCTGCCAACTCGAAGCTGATATCTGTAGCTGACCGTCTCAGAATGGAAAAGAGTGCTGAAGATGGTGGAAAGCTTGAAGGGCAACTTATCCACAAGTTCAATATCTCGCTTAAAAACCCTgtcttgatcaagttggtttTGATAGCCACGGTCACGATCgtgttgttgaacttttctCCTTTTGCTGATAGAGCCCAGAAGAACTGCTTTGCATTGTTGatctgttcttctcttttgtgGGCTACTGAAGCCATCCCCCTTTTTGTAACCTCTTTGTTGATCCCTTTGTTGATTGTCAATCTCGGCGTGTTGAAAAATGATGATGGCTCAGACATGGACTCTGTAGACTCTTCGAAGTTTATATTATCGACTATGTGGAACTCCGTcatattgttgttattggGAGGTTTTACGTTGGCAGCGGCATTGTCGAAATACCACATCGCCAAGTTGATATCTACGTGGATCTTGTCCAAGGCTGGTACCAACCCTTCCGTTGTTTTGCTTACAATCATGGGTGTGGCCTTATTTGCTTCCATGTGGGTTTCGAATGTCGCTGCGCCAGTGCTTTGTTTCTCACTTATTCAGCCATTATTGAGAACATTGCCTAAGGGCTCCCAGTTCATCAATGCCCTTATCTTGGGTATAGCTCTAGCATCCAACGTCGGAGGTATGGCTTCTCCGATCGCTTCTCCCCAGAACATGATAGCCATAGGGGCCATGGACCCACAGCCTTCGTGGGGCCAATGGTTCGTCATTGCATTGCCTGTTTGTGTTTTGTCGTTGTTGCTCATCtggatcttcttgttgataaCATTCAACTGTAACTCTAGAAACACCCATCTTGTTCCCATCAGAACCATTGATAACAAGTTTTCAGGAGTGCAGTGGTTCATCATCTCCATTTCTGTTCTAACCATCTTCCTCTGGTGCATTGCTTCGCGTATCACCGGCATCTTTGGTGAAATGGGGATCATagctcttcttccaatcatcttgttctttgGCTCGGGCTTGTTGTCTACagaagatttcaacaactaCCCTTGGAACATTGTCGTGTTGGCTATGGGTGGTACTGCTTTAGGTAAAGCTGTTGCGTCATCTGGATTGTTGAATACCATAGCCGTTGCTATCCAGAAACAAGTAGAGGACTTCTCTTTGTTTGGTGTAGCACTTACCTTTGgcttcttgatcttgacaATGGCCACTTTTGTTTCGCACACGGTGGCTGCGCTCATCATCATCCCATTGGTCTCTGAAATTGGTAACAACATGGAAGAGCCCCATCCCAGACTCCTCATCATGATTAGTGCCTTATTGTGTTCCGCAGCCATGGGATTGCCTACATCCGGGTTCCCTAATGTTACTGCCATTTGCATGACCGACGAGTTTGGTAAGCCGTACTTGACCGTGGGGACGTTTATCACCCGTGGTGTGCCAAGTTCAGTTATAGCCTACGCCATCATTGTGTCCATCGGCTACGCTacgatgaagttgatcaacttctaA
- a CDS encoding predicted protein (go_function cysteine-type endopeptidase activity; ubiquitin thiolesterase activity~go_process ubiquitin-dependent protein catabolism) codes for VSTKFVDYWRSKNTRQQHTLLASVSIAASLFYYVLSPSLPWNRSTMFAKRPDKYTTGLINLRNDCFANSSVQAYSALPGLTDYLNKFITSFNELSAFAKSKNIDINNVIHHQRLSTKNGDSSAASTSKFKNTISKFDISLHIGLADIIKKLQETQMASRTISVWTFLHVLEGIFNAKISRSQHDAHELTQLINETLENENIKIKNLHKYIKTNLHTILGSRDTPSPRDYSTLDKIQVPEFPFSGLTLSQLKCLKCLGVSTPNFAPFLMITLHTPQKSSSDIEDMLNDNKTESIEGYQCLKCRIVAIINNENHMKRTIPDQDVKHINELKKLNNNSKLCINDDLPKELEDFIRDYNVGGVNISQITSTVFRHTQILKPPKIFGVHLSRSSFNGGNATRNPCKVSFKEHLTLSIGKEYHEQLRQFQHQAEEEEEKQLESKIEVTAAHVLTRDVNDMEDEDVQREDVDVKGTEDVDVEANVVDNGTSTDDAGEENDLEDNDTSSTSTEESMQPSVSTTATMQNSSITNASDKSRTINSAPISDDQSEKLRDHFKKFKFNENDVYKYRLKAMIKHQGSHTQGHYECYKKKPLFVKDKDGNIFKLFPEIIDDFNGDTTYDVVPATSSELASVSMRTSSEGTKSSINTGHSSLDKRRSSSNSSMGSKDGNVRRRLSTMMGRRPSVFQADPEEAGIQEIVNSGSATPAELLVDEPREYFSAELASAAISKSVHDSQNSQHSDKVKMKKIPSAIKQPYWRISDSKVTEVSRSTMMLEMTSVYMLYYERVDRKQIKHSQIV; via the coding sequence GTCTCCACTAAGTTTGTGGACTACTGGAGATCAAAGAACACACGCCAACAACATACGTTGCTAGCCCTGGTCTCAATTGCGGCTTCGCTCTTCTACTACGTGCTTCTGCCGTCACTTCCTTGGAACCGCAGTACTATGTTCGCGAAAAGACCTGACAAATACACTACGGGCCTAATCAACCTACGGAACGATTGCTTTGCCAACTCGTCCGTCCAAGCCTATCTGGCTCTTCCTGGACTTACCgactacttgaacaagttcatcacCAGTTTCAATGAGCTTTCGGCTTTTGCGAAGTCGAAAAATATCGACATCAACAATGTAATCCACCACCAGAGACTCAGTACGAAAAATGGAGATTCCAGTGCAGCCTCAACTTCAAAGTTCAAAAATACTATATCCAAGTTTGACATCTCGCTCCATATTGGGCTCGCcgacatcatcaagaaaCTCCAGGAAACCCAGATGGCATCACGAACTATATCCGTATGGACTTTTCTCCACGTACTAGAGGGTATCTTCAATGCAAAAATATCTCGATCACAACATGATGCCCATGAATTGACTCAGCTTATCAACGAGACGTTagagaatgaaaatatcaaaatcaaaaacttGCACAAGTACATCAAGACCAATCTCCACACCATTCTCGGACTGAGGGACACTCCTTCACCGAGAGACTACTCGACATTGGACAAGATCCAGGTGCCAGAGTTTCCCTTCTCGGGGTTAACTTTGAGCCAGCTCAAGTGTCTCAAGTGTCTTGGGGTATCTACACCGAACTTTGCTCCGTTCTTGATGATCACATTGCACACGCCACAAAAACTGTCTAGTGACATCGAAGACATGTTGAACGACAACAAGACAGAGTCCATAGAAGGCTACCAATGCCTCAAGTGTAGGATCGTCGCGATAATAAATAACGAAAACCACATGAAGCGTACCATTCCTGATCAAGATGTCAAGCACATCAACGAactcaagaagttgaacaacaactccaaacTTTGTATCAATGACGATTTGCcaaaagaattggaagacttcATCCGCGATTATAACGTAGGCGGAGTTAATATTTCCCAGATCACTTCGACAGTGTTTAGGCATACGCAGATCTTGAAGCCTCCCAAAATATTCGGTGTGCACCTCTCTCGTTCAAGCTTCAACGGAGGCAATGCCACAAGGAATCCCTGCAAAGTTTCGTTTAAAGAGCACTTGACGTTGTCTATAGGTAAGGAGTACCACGAGCAGTTAAGACAATTCCAACACCAGgcagaggaagaggaggaaAAGCAGTTGGAGTCGAAAATCGAAGTCACGGCTGCACATGTCTTAACCCGCGATGTAAACGATAtggaagacgaagacgtCCAAAGAGAAGATGTCGATGTTAAAGGAACAGAAGATGTAGATGTTGAAGCTAATGTAGTCGATAATGGCACTTCTACAGATGAtgctggagaagaaaacgaTCTAGAAGACAACGACACTTCGTCTACTTCAACTGAAGAATCGATGCAGCCCTCAGTTAGTACCACGGCCACGATGCAGAACAGTTCAATTACCAATGCCTCCGACAAGTCTCGTACCATAAACAGCGCTCCAATTTCAGACGACCAATCAGAAAAGTTACGGGACCACTTcaaaaagttcaagttcaacgaAAATGACGTTTACAAGTACAGACTCAAAGCCATGATCAAGCACCAAGGCTCGCACACCCAAGGTCACTACGAGTgctacaagaagaagccttTGTTTGTCAAGGATAAGGACGGGAAcatattcaaattgttcCCCGAGATTATTGACGATTTTAATGGTGACACAACATACGATGTAGTTCCGGCTACCTCTTCTGAGCTTGCATCAGTGTCCATGAGGACTTCCTCAGAAGGAACCAAATCATCTATTAACACGGgtcattcttctttggacAAACGTAGATCATCTAGCAATAGCTCTATGGGCTCCAAGGATGGAAACGTTCGTCGTAGACTCTCCACTATGATGGGCCGTCGTCCATCTGTGTTCCAAGCTGATCCGGAGGAAGCCGGTATTCAAGAGATTGTCAACTCAGGGTCGGCTACTCCAGCAGAGTTGTTAGTAGATGAGCCTCGCGAGTACTTCTCAGCTGAGTTGGCCCTGGCTGCTATTAGCAAATCGGTCCACGATTCGCAGAATAGCCAACATTCGGATAAGgtcaagatgaagaagattccTTCTGCCATAAAACAACCCTACTGGAGAATCAGCGATTCCAAAGTGACTGAGGTAAGTCGAAGCACAATGATGCTTGAAATGACAAGTGTCTACATGTTGTACTACGAGAGAGTCGACCGCAAACAAATCAAACATTCCCAAATAGTTTAG
- the CYB5.1 gene encoding NADPH cytochrome B5 oxidoreductase-like protein, producing the protein LFPAPNSAQRTSRLGIPGNSRERQKVVLSPGHSPLDWANLNSKTPKHVLRGVVESTPPPQYVRVSKDELKNHKTRQDCWTSINGKVFNITPYVDFHPGGVDEIMKCAGRDGTALFNKYHSWVSADRMLENCMIGILSSG; encoded by the coding sequence CTATTTCCTGCTCCTAATTCGGCACAAAGAACTTCTCGTCTTGGAATACCTGGTAATTCTCGTGAAAGACAGAAGGTAGTTCTATCCCCAGGACATTCACCTTTAGATTGGGCCAATCTAAATTCCAAGACTCCAAAGCATGTGCTACGTGGAGTGGTTGAATCGACTCCGCCGCCTCAGTATGTACGAGTTTCGAAGgacgagttgaagaatcacAAGACTAGGCAAGACTGTTGGACTTCCATTAATGGAAAGGTTTTCAACATCACTCCGTATGTAGACTTCCATCCAGGGGGAGTCGATGAGATCATGAAATGTGCTGGCCGCGACGGAACAGctcttttcaacaaatacCACAGTTGGGTCAGCGCTGATAGGATGCTTGAGAACTGTATGATAGGAATCCTTTCCAGCGGGTAG
- the FAU1 gene encoding 5,10-methenyltetrahydrofolate synthetase (5-formyltetrahydrofolate cyclo-ligase (5,10-methenyl-tetrahydrofolate synthetase) (Methenyl-THF synthetase) (MTHFS)~go_function catalytic activity~go_process metabolism) yields MSSLKQAKTQLRRQIKESLRAISQESLQTQSNDIHKKLLGHPVFQKATKIALYMNMPDSEVKTDAIIHSCYQMGKQVYLPRCKTEVVEGRKNCHLVMLRVPSYEDVKALKPQGKYQLLEPIEGVDAMDEGDLDVVIVPGVVFSTTKQRMGHGAGFYDEFIKFYNSKHNRRPYLIGLGLHQQFVNSLPTEEHDWDLDSLVISGHDIVY; encoded by the coding sequence ATGTCTTCGCTTAAGCAGGCTAAGACACAATTGCGTCGGCAGATTAAAGAATCTCTTAGAGCTATTTCTCAGGAGTCGCTTCAGACACAATCCAATGATATCCATAAAAAGTTATTGGGCCATCCAGTATTCCAGAAAGCAACAAAAATAGCTTTGTACATGAATATGCCCGATCTGGAGGTCAAAACCGATGCTATAATTCACTCCTGCTACCAGATGGGCAAACAGGTGTATTTACCACGTTGCAAGACTGAAGTTGTAGAgggaagaaagaattgcCATTTGGTAATGCTCAGAGTGCCTAGTTATGAAGATGTAAAGGCTCTTAAGCCTCAAGGGAAGTATCAGCTCTTAGAGCCTATAGAAGGAGTCGATGCCATGGACGAGGGAGATTTAGACGTGGTGATTGTACCTGGTGTAGTATTTTCCACTACCAAACAACGTATGGGTCATGGTGCTGGTTTCTACGATGAGTTCATAAAGTTTTACAATTCTAAACACAACAGAAGACCATATCTCATTGGCCTAGGCTTACATCAGCAGTTTGTCAACTCATTACCTACAGAGGAACATGACTGGGATTTGGACAGTCTTGTTATAAGCGGGCATGATATCGTGTATTAG